A genomic window from Silene latifolia isolate original U9 population chromosome Y, ASM4854445v1, whole genome shotgun sequence includes:
- the LOC141633359 gene encoding uncharacterized protein LOC141633359 encodes MTGTGEGKSGGEGPKSGQSKSGSGGQFANENKETRSILSPYFLPTSDKPGDKIIHVMLNGENYDEWSVKLRGALRSRKKTGFIDGLIKRPTEDSEDLEDWYMVNAMIVAWIFNVIEPSLGSQITYVEEAKILWDDIEQRFSVGNGPKTHRVKCSISACKQGDKESVSDYYGRLKRLWDDLDKYDRHPICDCGGCKCNINRKLDKKPDEEKVHDFLIGLDSKYATVSSSLLLQEPLPNLNRAYATIIQEEGVRGDVGVGLSGVRIISLVLKQGRVF; translated from the coding sequence ATGACTGGAACTGGAGAAGGAAAGTCTGGTGGTGAGGGTCCAAAATCTGGTCAGAGTAAATCTGGTTCCGGCGGTCAGTTCGCTAATGAAAACAAGGAGACTAGGTCTATTCTTAGTCCATATTTTCTCCCTACCAGTGACAAACCGGGAGACAAGATAATCCACGTCATGTTAAACGGTGAGAACTATGACGAGTGGTCAGTCAAACTTCGTGGTGCTCTTCGTTCGAGAAAGAAGACCGGGTTCATTGACGGGTTAATTAAGCGACCGACAGAAGACTCGGAGGATTTGGAAGATTGGTATATGGTCAATGCAATGATTGTGGCATGGATTTTCAACGTGATTGAACCATCACTGGGGTCGCAAATCACATATGTGGAAGAAGCGAAGATTCtgtgggacgatattgagcagaGGTTTAGTGTCGGTAATGGACCCAAAACGCATAGGGTCAAATGCTCAATATCGGCCTGTAAACAAGGCGATAAGGAGTCCGTGTCTGATTATTATGGAAGGTTGAAGCGATTGTGGGATGATCTCGACAAATATGATCGTCATCCaatttgtgattgtggtggatgtAAGTGCAATATCAACAGAAAATTGGATAAGAAGCCAGATGAAGAAAAGGTGCATGATTTCTTAATTGGGTTAGACTCGAAGTATGCCACTGTTAGTTCTAGTCTTCTGCTGCAAGAGCCTCTACCCAATCTTAATAGGGCTTATGCGACTATAATACAAGAAGAAGGGGTACGAGGGGATGTTGGTGTGGGTCTGTCCGGTGTGCGGATAATATCCCTCGTCCTGAAACAGGGGCGTGTTTTTTGA